From the genome of Lotus japonicus ecotype B-129 chromosome 6, LjGifu_v1.2, one region includes:
- the LOC130724081 gene encoding class V chitinase-like, with product MATSQKLSLLILTLLVVLQLYFSSAEAAIKGGYWYSGSGLSVSDINPSHFTHLFCAFADLDLQTNTLTISPANAAQFSTFTQTLQAKNPSVKTLLSIGGGGGHDLAANFSKMASQASSRKTFIDSSIQLARKNNFHGLDLDWEYPSTNTDKTNFGSLIKEWRAAVARDSSNTGKPALLLSAAVGGSAQITELQFYPGQDIANNLDWVNVMAYDLFRSDDYPTLTQPPAPLRNPRGQFSADEGVTKWIQLGVPQSKLALGLPFYGFKWSLSDPNQHRLFAPATKGLGQVKYKDIKNAGAQIVYNSTFVTNYCFKGTDWFGYDDTQSIAAKVSYAKQKGLFGYFAWQIEQDSNWALSQAASQAWGS from the exons ATGGCTACCTCCCAAAAGCTTTCGTTACTGATTCTCACTCTCCTTGTGGTTCTCCAACTCTACTTCTCTTCTGCGGAAGCTGCCATTAAAGGTGGCTACTGGTATTCTGGAAGTGGTCTTTCAGTTTCCGACATTAACCCTTCTCATTTCACCCACCTATTCTGTGCATTTGCTGACCTTGATCTTCAAACCAACACACTCACCATTTCACCTGCAAACGCAGCTCAATTCTCAACCTTCACTCAAACACTCCAGGCCAAAAACCCTTCAGTGAAAACCCTTTTATCCATAGGTGGCGGCGGCGGTCATGATTTGGCAGCCAATTTTTCCAAAATGGCTAGCCAAGCCAGTAGCCGCAAAACATTCATAGACTCTTCAATCCAACTAGCCAGAAAAAACAACTTCCATGGACTTGATCTTGACTGGGAATACCCATCAACAAACACAGACAAGACCAATTTTGGCTCACTCATCAAGGAATGGAGAGCAGCTGTGGCCAGAGACTCTAGCAACACTGGCAAACCAGCACTGCTGCTATCTGCTGCAGTGGGTGGCTCTGCCCAGATCACAGAATTGCAATTCTACCCAGGTCAGGACATAGCAAACAACTTGGACTGGGTCAATGTCATGGCTTATGACCTTTTCCGCTCAGATGATTATCCAACATTGACACAGCCACCAGCTCCTTTGAGAAACCCTAGAGGCCAATTCAGTGCGGATGAAGGGGTCACAAAATGGATTCAGCTAGGAGTGCCACAGAGCAAACTAGCTCTGGGTTTACCCTTCTACGGTTTCAAGTGGAGCTTGTCAGATCCTAATCAACATAGACTATTCGCACCAGCAACAAAGGGGCTCGGGCAAGTGAAATACAAGGATATAAAAAATGCTGGGGCGCAGATTGTGTACAACTCCACATTTGTTACTAATTACTGCTTCAAAGGGACAGATTGGTTTGGCTATGATGATACTCAGAGTATTGCTGCCAAGGTTTCTTATGCCAAGCAAAAGGGACTATTTGGATATTTTGCTTGGCAAATCGAACAGGACAGCAACTGGGCTCTTTCTCAAGCCG cttctcaAGCATGGGGATCGTAG
- the LOC130724083 gene encoding PIGF/3-ketodihydrosphingosine reductase fusion protein, whose protein sequence is MDRREKTSDVTTASKTSTAEASPSISASEAFIVNALCALGLALAFWFADSIYSINLVTDPSRTLFFIWILELPIVILLYSRYRRNRRKCSYLRAVGRGILGVPVGAILNSLGAIALGAPVTSQYLPKTVNWSLMMSLFTTVPASCVLGSSWADWRRIFAQSKPNGFVEYLICLPAHGAVIGGWFGAWPMPLDWERPWQEWPISVSYGTLAGYMVALVASLGFVVVHGRSRHVKKE, encoded by the exons ATGGATCGCCGGGAAAAAACCAGCGATGTAACGACGGCGTCGAAGACCTCAACCGCGGAAGCATCACCGTCAATCTCAGCTTCAGAAGCTTTCATAGTCAACGCGTTATGCGCTCTTGGCTTAGCTTTAGCCTTCTGGTTCGCTGACAGTATCTACTCCATCAACCTCGTCACCGATCCTTCTCGCACTCTTTTCTTCATCTGG ATTCTAGAGCTCCCTATCGTGATTCTTCTGTACAGTCGCTATCGACGGAATCGGCGAAAATGCTCG TACCTGCGAGCCGTTGGAAGAGGGATTCTAGGAGTGCCAGTAG GGGCAATACTAAATTCTTTAGGAGCTATAGCTTTGGGGGCGCCTGTAACCTCTCA GTATTTACCCAAGACTGTAAATTGGTCTCTTATGATGTCATTGTTCACG ACAGTTCCTGCATCATGTGTTCTTGGTTCATCATGGGCTGACTGGCGACGTATATTTGCACAATCAAA GCCAAATGGatttgttgagtacttgatttGCTTACCAGCTCACGGAGCAGTTATTGGGGGATGGTTTGGGGCTTGGCCAATGCCACTTGACTGGGAGAGGCCGTGGCAG GAATGGCCTATTTCTGTAAGCTATGGAACCTTAGCCGGTTACATGGTGGCATTGGTTGCATCCTTGGGCTTTGTTGTTGTGCATGGTAGGTCACGGCATGTCAAAAAAGAATGA